One Trichormus variabilis 0441 genomic window, GAATATAGGTTCTAGTTTATCTCGCCAGTATTTAATGTTAGGTAACTTTTCTGGCTGATTTTTGTATTCTAAAACTTTATCCCATTGACCATCTTCTAGGGCTTTGTTGATGTCATTAAACAAGGCATCAGCTTTTTGCCAATCTTGCTGCCACTGATTAATCATGGCACTGGTTTCTTTAATACCAGCAGAAGCATTTGCCGGGATTGATCTTAGCATGGCGATCGCCCCGACTAAATCCCCTGATTCATACTTCCTCCTGGCTTGTTCCACAACTTTAGTGGTGTCTGTTTGGGGTTGTGCTGCTTCCGTTGGCTGAGAATCTGGGGAATCTTCTGGTTGTGGTGCTGAATTAATAAAAGGGTCTAATTTCGGTTGGCGTTTGGGTACTGGTCTAGCAGCAATCAAAGTACTATCATCAACCGTTTTCAACGCAATGCCTTTATCCCGTAGGCAAGAAATCCACTGTTGATTATTAATAATTACATCCGAATGCGCCCAAGCCAAACGACTAGAATTAAATTTTATTTCTACCCAACCTCTTTTTGTGCGTTTACCTGTGACCTCAAAGTTAGTATTAACACCAATAGTTTGTAAAACCGTATCAGTGTTAATGGAACTAGGTTCAGAACGGATATTAGAATTACCCGCTACTACAGCCAGGCATTTATTTCCTGATGTAGCATTATTACCCAAAACATTAGCAGCAAAATTTTTCACATTGGGATAAAAGTTAGCTACTAACGCAGCCGCGCCACCCGCCAATACAATCCCAATTAACAGAGGTAATGGGTCAGATTTGTGAGAGTCTTTACGTCCGGGTTTGGTAACAACTGGGTTTGTTGGTGCAACGGCTACAGTTTGCTGACGAGAGACAGGGGATGATGGTTTAGCTGGTTGATAGTAGGAGCTATTAAAAGGCTTTGCTGGTGTAGAGGATACAGCTACAGATACAGGATTAAGAGCATTTTGTAAGGCTTGTAAAGCTTCTGTGGCAGTTTGGTAACGGTCTTTAAAGTGATAGCGCACCATTTTATTTAAGACTACTGCCAGGCGATCGCTCACATTCACCAAATGCCGCCAAATCAGTTCTCCTGTTTGGGGGTCTTCTTGTAACTCTGTGGGTGAAATACCCGTTAAGGCTTGAATAGCGATAATCCCCAAAGCATAAATATCGCTGTTAGGTCGTGGTCTACCTTGCCCTTGTTCTGTAGGCATATAGCCAGGAGTACCAATGGCCACGGTAGCAGTAGGTTGTCCTCCCACTGTCACCAGTTGGGTACGCAATTGTTTAACAGCCCCGAAATCTACTAAAACTAACTTATTATCAGCAGTGCGGCGGATGATGTTATCTGGCTTAATATCGCGGTGAATCACACCTTGATGATGGACAAATTCCAAGATACTCAAAACTTCTTGCAACAGGTGAGTAACTTGGCTTTCACTCCAACGATTGCCAGGGATAAGTTCTTCTGTCAGGGTATGTCCGTCAATAAACTCTTGGACTAAATAAAATTCTTGATTTTCGTCAAAATAAGCCAGTAACCTGGGTATTTGGTCATGATGACCCAGATTTTCTAAAGTTTCGGCTTCGCTGTTGAAGAGGCGCTTGGCTGTTTCAAATACTCTGGGGTCAGATGTGGCAGGCTTGAGGTGCTTGACAACACAGGTGGGGTTGCCTGGCCGTCGGGTATCCTGAGCAATATAAGTTTGACCAAATCCCCCTATTGCCAGGACTCTAATTACTTGGTATCGATGATCTAGTAGCTTGCCAATCATATTCTCTCCCCAGAGTTATTACCTAGATTTCGCCGATGGTAATAAATATCTCCAATTTTTTTTACATGAAATCCGCTATCTTGATAAAAGATTTGGACTATATAAGCAATCTTTTTAATAAACAAGACTGTAAATTTTTCTTTTAGTGCCTTTGTTAATTACCAATGCCACCCAGAATAACAAACCAAGATACCTGGCACCAGGCCGAACTCCTCATGCAGCCTGCTTTTATTCGCGTTGTCGATAATCTCCGCAAGCAGCTAGATGAATCTGCTTGGAAAGGAACTTACCAAGATGTATTAATTTGGCCCCCCAACACCACAGATGAAACTAAAACTTTGGTGACGCAGTTATTGCAGGAAATGGAATCTGCAACCTTAGAACAGGCTGATGCCATCAGGGAAACTTTGGCTAAACTGCCAATGCCCCACCCAGGATATCATTTATGTTTGCAACGTCAAGACCAAAGTGCCAGTATCGATTTGTGGGAACTGTGTTATCAGGTGTGTTTCCGTAATTACACTTCTGGGAGTGAGTTGGTTGATATTGATACTAGTTTAATTGATGAAACAGGTGAGGTCGATTGGCAGCGTTTGGAAGTGAAGACTAAGGAATTAGTTGAGCAAGTGTTTGCGACTTTACCAGAAGGGTAGGGATGTTGCGATCGCCTAGCGTAGCCCAATAAGTCATAGAACTTGTTGGTTTATTTTCTCTTGTGCAGACTTTGGTGGGCGATCGCTAATTTAATACTTTTCACTTTCTGCCATGATAACTGCTAACACTCGCACAACCACAAACTATCTTCAAATGGTCAAAGCTTACTATCCCAAAGTATTTAAGAGCCAGTGCGGCATAGCTTTATTGCGCGGTCATGGCTTTTAGATATTTTTAAATAATAAAATCGACTATTTTTCAAAACTATCCTTACATCGAACTAAGGTTACTTTCAAAAACAAGCTTGTCCTTACCATCTATATATTGATATTTTTGGTAAATTCTATCTCTTGTAATAACAATCCTTTCAATAAATAAAACATCATCAAGAAAACTATTTAACAGTAAAGTACGTAATTCGTCAGATCGTTGAGAGCGAGAAATGTATAATATCACTCCTAAATCTTTATGGTCTTCTTCAGTCCAGCCTTCTTCATGAGAATAATTACTTCGTAGCGTGTAATTTTCTTTATGAGTTTGATCTTGAAAGTAGTAAATTCCACCCATATAATTACTTTCATGCTTTTCTAAAGTAACTTTTACTACTTTTTCAAAAGTTTTTTTACTTTATCTAAATCTTTTGATTTAAACCCATAAGTATCATAAATATTCATTTTTTCCCTGAAGTATATATAAATATAGGACTAGTATTTGATTTCTGAAATATACGTAGGGTGGGCATTGCCCACCTTATCATGGTTGTGGTGGGCAATGCCCACCCTACAGATACTTAGATATTTTCAATAATCAAATCGGATTCCTATACTACTATTTAACGATATGAAAATACGATCGCCTGATCTCTTTCGTTCCTCTCCTCCGTAAGCCAACTATATTGCTGTATGGGCGGTTTCCATTAGAGAGATTTCAAACGATCGCCGATGGAGGTCGGTCATACAATCGCGCGCAAAAGATTTGCGGCAAGATTTAGCTAAAATATTCTGTAAGCATCCTTGAATCAACTATTCACCGCCCAAAGAAATTGAGGATGCAAAAACTCTATAGTCAACTTCCACCAAAGACTAATAGATAACTAGAGGAATAACAAATGCCTAGCCAAACAAACTATACAGAGGCGTGTAATAATTTTGACAAAATTTATGAAGAAGCAGTTAATAGCCGTGAACCTGTGATTGTTAATCGTGAAGGTGCCGAAAGTGTGTCTGTAATTCCTACTGCGGAACTTAATAGCATTATAGAAACAGCATACTTATTTCAATCACCTGAAAATGCCGCACGACTTCTAGATGCTTTACAGCGAGTGAAGGCTAAGACGAATCATCCGCAAACCATAGATGAACTCCGCCAGGAATTTGGACTTTATGAAGAAGAGTAACTAAATTCGATGTCTTCAGATAATTTAGAACCAGAACCCCTTTCTCCATCTGAAGTTTCCCTAGAAAATAATTCAGAACGCGACCTTGTTTTTGATAAGAGATTTTTGGAAGACCTTACCTATTGGGTAGAGACAAATAGAAAGACTGCACTCCGCGTATTATCTTTAGTAGAAGAGATTAGACGCAATCCCTTTCAAGGAACAGGCAACCCTGAACCATTAAAATATCGGGATGCAAACGTTTGGTCGCGCCGAATTAATCAGACTGACCGGATTGTTTATGTCGTTACTGATAGCCGAATTGAGTTTATTCAAGCTCGGTATCACTATAGCGATCGCTGATTCTCAAACTTGCTGTAAATAATAGTCGAAACGCTGCCGCAATTGTTCAACTGTTAAATTTTGAGTCCAATATTCAACTACTGCATGACCAAAAGCCCAAGCGTTGCGGTCGGGTGTGGTGGGGTTTTCTAAAAGTAGCGGCCATAGAGATAAGAGGTCAAAGTTGAGGGTGCTGGATTCTTCTGTTTTTAATAGTGAGAATAAATCATAAGCCATTTGCAGTTTACCAATGACGATGGGTAACTGTTCTACGGGGATTTGTTCTGCTAGTAGGTAAGCTAAAGTTGGGGAACCAGTGGAAATGGTAGAAATGAACTGAAGCACAGGACTTTTGAGTAATGCTGTCAATCCTTGGGTGGTTGCCATTTGCAATGTGTAGTGGTCAATGATTTTGGCAGCAGCTACAGTACGGGCTTCTAGGTTACGCAAAAAGCGGGCGAGTCTGAGTTGTTTGGCTGGGGCGATCGCCTGGATTAATCCCAAGGATAAAGCCTCTATTCCCCAAGCAAGTCTACCTGTTTTTGTATCACCTGTGACAACGGGTATGACTAGATTACAAAAGTCTCCTAACAATTTAGCACGATACTCTGTAGCTTCGCGGATGGCAATTTCCTTTGGTCTGTTACCCAATTCCCAATCATAAGGCGGTTGCCATTCACGGATGGGACGCAGGCGATCTACTTGGGTAACTACAGCGATCGCGGGGATGTCTGCAACTGTGGTTTTGATTTCTTGCAAAAAGTCCACATCCATTTGCAAGGCGGGGTCAAGTACAGGGGTGACTAACAGTAATAAGTCGGCTTTGGTGGCATATTCTAATACTAAATCTCGTAAGTCACCCCGCTTGACTTGTTCGTATCCTGGTGTATCTAAGAGATTCAAGGTTTCCCCATCTTGGGTTTGCCAGTGGTAATTTTGAATCTCGGCGGTGCTGGGTAACACATCCACTTCTGCCAAATTACTTTGAAAGATTGTATTAATTAAACTGCTTTTTCCTGCTCCCGTTCTTCCTGCCAGTAAAATATTTACAGGTTTCTGGGCAACTTTCTCGACTGGTTGGGCTTGTGCGAGGATGTTTTCTAGTGTTTGAGTTTTGGTTTTTGGTAAGGTTGGGGTAGAAATGGTAGCTGTGGAGATATTGACTGTAGTTCCACTGTAGAGGGCGATCGCCTGGCGACACAAGTTGTTTAAAGCAGCTTCCCGCAGTAATTGCCCTAAATTTACCAATAATTGCTGATTTGCTTGATTAGTTGTGCCTTTAGTTGCCCGGTTAGCCGCCGCAGCCACAGGATTTAACAACCACTGCGCCCAATTCCATGCACGCCAGACCTTCCGCGCTGATGGTTCTAGTTTGCGATACACTTCGTATGCTTGGTATGCTTGCCCAATTGTTACCTGATTGAGTGCTGGTGATAACTTCTGCATCCACTGATCTAAGTCATCGACTGTTCCCCGAATCAATCCGTAAGCTTGGGGGACGTAGATATTTAGTAAGGGATACTGCACCTGGGGATAATAAATCAGGGCGATCGCTCTAACTAAATCTTGACATCTTTGCCAAAATGTTGTCCAATCTTCCCAAATCGGGCGATCGCCTTGGGCAATTGTCAGGATTTCTTGTAAAGCTGCTTCTATTTGTTGTGTCTTATCACTGCTGACGCTTGGTGTTGTGTCCTCCACCGCAGATTTGAGTTCTTCTTTAACTTCGGCTAATGCAGCTTCTATTTGCCGGATGGCTGGTTGTGTCCATTTCACCAACAACCAACGCCAAGCTACAAATACCAAGGTAAACACAGCCCAAATCCAACTTATTCCCCAAGTATGAATCTGCATCCCTGCGGATACTAACAAGAAAATCATGATGGAGGCGATCGGCATTGCCAATACCACCCACTGCCACGGTTTTAAACGTACCATTGCTCAATACCTACCTTAATTAAAGTTCCTGTACTGCTATCATTCAACCAAAGGCGGTGAGAACATAAGCCAAGAATCAATCTTTTTAAATTGAAATAATTAGCAGATATATACTCGATAAGTTAACAAACCGGGTGAGGGATGAAACTTATTTGAGCCAAGCAGAGCTTTTGAGCCTGCATTGTCATCAGTAAAGAACATTGCTCAGGTTTGTAGCAAAGCTGGTTGCAAATTATTTAAAATTTTGGTCAGTTTGTACGTATTTTGTCTTACCTTCTACATTAGTATAATAAATGTCAAGAATCTATAACATTTGATTCATTTAGCTAGGGAATCAACAGTGCTACCAAATAAGCGTACTCCCACAAACCAAGCTCAACGCTGGAAGTTTTTACAACTTTTTGGTCTGGTAAGACGTAATCCTCTACTAATTTCACGATGGGTTTTACGCTGGGTAATGGTAGGGACTGTTTGTGGTCTATTTGCTGGTTTGTACTGGAATGTTTTAGAACTGATGACTCACCAACTGGAAAGGTTTGAGAGTGTGAGTCTGCTAATAGTTATGCCAATAGCTGGATTAATTGTTGGCTTGGTAATCCACTTTTTAGGCAATCCTGGAGAAATTGCTGTCATTGTTGATAATATCCATTTTCGTGGCGGGCGCTTGGATATACGAAAAAATCCAGCGATGATTCTGGCCTCTTTGGTGAGTATAGCTGGTGGGGGCAGTGCAGGCCCAGAAGCCCCATTAGTACAAGTTACAGGTTCTTTTGGTACATGGGTAGGCGATCGCCTCGGTCTCCAGGGCGAAGATATGAGATCCATGAGTCTAGCAGCAATGGCTGCTGGCTTTACTGCCTTGTTTGGCGCACCATTAGGTGGAGCGATGTTTGCCCTAGAAATCCTTCACCATCAGCATATCATCGAATACTATGAAGCTTTAATGCCAGCTATTGTTTCTAGTTGCGCGAGTTACCTAGTATTTGCCTTAATCACTCATTTGGGAATTGCCCCCACGTGGCATTTTCCCGAATACAATTTAGAGAACATGGATGATTTTGCTTGGGCTATCCTATTCGGAATCATCGGCGCTGTTGCAGGCTGGATTTTTATGACCATTTTTCGCACCTGTGACAGATTATGGGCGATGCTTCCCGTCCCTGTCTATATACGCACCACATTAGCAGGATTGGGTTTAGGCACTTTAGCCATCTTCTTACCCCTAACCCGCTATTTCGGACATCAAGAATTAGAGTCAGTTCTAAATACTAATTTTTCAGTTGTTTTTCTCTTGATTTTAGCCCTGGGTAAGATGGCATCAATCAGTTTAACAGTCACTGGTGGGTGGCGTGGTGGTTTCATTATTCCCCTATTTTTTACTGGTGCTTGTGTTGGCAAAGCAATTGCAATTTTAATTCCGGGGTTGAATCCTACACTAGCTATGATATGCACAATGTCAGCTCTTAATGCAGGAGTGACACGCACACCTATAAGTACAACTTTGTTGTTATCAAAACTGACTAATTTTAGCCCTTTTACACCAATCCTTTTTGCGAGCTTGATTGGTTTTTTTCTCGCACCAAAAGTCCCCTTAATAGCTTCTCAGCTTAAATCACAGCAGTCTATTGAAGAGATACAAAGTTAAGTCATGGTCAAAATCTGCTGCAAAAAGATTTTGACATAAAGATTCAGCAATACCAATTTGGAAAATAAATTTAGGTGATTGTAGCAAAGAGGAGCTTTCTCATCGGGTAATTCATTGGGTTTTAAGTTTCTGAATCAAAACTAACTACATAGGTTTATGAACAAGCTTTAGGAATAACGAACTCTGCCGTTGTATCAAGACTTGTTCGTAAAGTAGTTATGTAAGGAGTCAGGCAATAAATTAAGTGATGTCTACGATAATGCTTCGCCTATGCCGCTTGTAATTTGATGCTACTAATTTCATGTTTGGTATAAAAATTACAATCTGATGAGGCGATATTAGTCAACCAGAAAGTGAGATAAATTCTTTGCTGTATTGAATTTCATCTATATTTTGTCTACTCTCCATACTGAGAATCAACAGATATAGAACTAGTATTTGATTTCTGAAATATACGTAGGGTGGGCATTGCCCACCGTATCATGGTTTTGGTGGGCATTGCCCACCGTACAGATACTTAGATATTTTCAAAAATCAAATATGATTCCTATATAAGTTGTAGGTAATAATCGCAAAAATTTGGTATTCTCACTTAATCTAAGCATGACGTTGTAAGTCAAATGCCGGACAAAAGTAAATATTTTTACCTCTGAATTCAACTTTAGTCATCATCATGAACTAAAGTTTCATACTTGCAGAAGTACTTATGGACAATTCAATTTAATTATGGTCTTCTCAATCTTGAGGATGCCTTCAATTTGTTGTGTTTATCAGGTATAAAAAATTATGAAAGCAAAACTGAGGTTTCAACCTGTTTCTCATAGCTGGGTGGCTTTACATCCAAAACCCAAAGGTGTCATTCAATTTATTGGTGGGGCTTTCTTCGGTACTTTTGTCCCCATGCTATTCTATCGCTATTTATTACAATATCTATTTGATAACGGCTACACTATTATTCTTCTACCTTTTAATTTTACCTTTAATCATTATGCAGAAGCAGGGTTTTTAATCAGAGAAGAATACGAAATTGCCCCAGAGTTAATTAGAATGGCAAAACTTGCTAATTATGATTATCAAGTCTATTTAAACGATCGGAAATTTTCATGGATAGGACATAGCATTGGCTGTAAGTATATTGCTCTTTTAGAGGCTTTTTCAGCATTACCAAGAGAGCGCAAAGAACTGGAAGAATTTATTGGTGATATAGTAGCTAAAACATCAAACCCATCAGAGCAGGCGAAAAATGAACGCAAAATTCAAGCTATCGTCGAAAACCTAGAAG contains:
- a CDS encoding serine/threonine protein kinase, yielding MIGKLLDHRYQVIRVLAIGGFGQTYIAQDTRRPGNPTCVVKHLKPATSDPRVFETAKRLFNSEAETLENLGHHDQIPRLLAYFDENQEFYLVQEFIDGHTLTEELIPGNRWSESQVTHLLQEVLSILEFVHHQGVIHRDIKPDNIIRRTADNKLVLVDFGAVKQLRTQLVTVGGQPTATVAIGTPGYMPTEQGQGRPRPNSDIYALGIIAIQALTGISPTELQEDPQTGELIWRHLVNVSDRLAVVLNKMVRYHFKDRYQTATEALQALQNALNPVSVAVSSTPAKPFNSSYYQPAKPSSPVSRQQTVAVAPTNPVVTKPGRKDSHKSDPLPLLIGIVLAGGAAALVANFYPNVKNFAANVLGNNATSGNKCLAVVAGNSNIRSEPSSINTDTVLQTIGVNTNFEVTGKRTKRGWVEIKFNSSRLAWAHSDVIINNQQWISCLRDKGIALKTVDDSTLIAARPVPKRQPKLDPFINSAPQPEDSPDSQPTEAAQPQTDTTKVVEQARRKYESGDLVGAIAMLRSIPANASAGIKETSAMINQWQQDWQKADALFNDINKALEDGQWDKVLEYKNQPEKLPNIKYWRDKLEPIFKQAAENIAKQALPKTENQGELNNSMEESPKNEEESTNETPSSSELPQGGY
- a CDS encoding type II toxin-antitoxin system Phd/YefM family antitoxin, whose protein sequence is MPSQTNYTEACNNFDKIYEEAVNSREPVIVNREGAESVSVIPTAELNSIIETAYLFQSPENAARLLDALQRVKAKTNHPQTIDELRQEFGLYEEE
- a CDS encoding Txe/YoeB family addiction module toxin — translated: MSSDNLEPEPLSPSEVSLENNSERDLVFDKRFLEDLTYWVETNRKTALRVLSLVEEIRRNPFQGTGNPEPLKYRDANVWSRRINQTDRIVYVVTDSRIEFIQARYHYSDR
- a CDS encoding GTPase family protein; translated protein: MVRLKPWQWVVLAMPIASIMIFLLVSAGMQIHTWGISWIWAVFTLVFVAWRWLLVKWTQPAIRQIEAALAEVKEELKSAVEDTTPSVSSDKTQQIEAALQEILTIAQGDRPIWEDWTTFWQRCQDLVRAIALIYYPQVQYPLLNIYVPQAYGLIRGTVDDLDQWMQKLSPALNQVTIGQAYQAYEVYRKLEPSARKVWRAWNWAQWLLNPVAAAANRATKGTTNQANQQLLVNLGQLLREAALNNLCRQAIALYSGTTVNISTATISTPTLPKTKTQTLENILAQAQPVEKVAQKPVNILLAGRTGAGKSSLINTIFQSNLAEVDVLPSTAEIQNYHWQTQDGETLNLLDTPGYEQVKRGDLRDLVLEYATKADLLLLVTPVLDPALQMDVDFLQEIKTTVADIPAIAVVTQVDRLRPIREWQPPYDWELGNRPKEIAIREATEYRAKLLGDFCNLVIPVVTGDTKTGRLAWGIEALSLGLIQAIAPAKQLRLARFLRNLEARTVAAAKIIDHYTLQMATTQGLTALLKSPVLQFISTISTGSPTLAYLLAEQIPVEQLPIVIGKLQMAYDLFSLLKTEESSTLNFDLLSLWPLLLENPTTPDRNAWAFGHAVVEYWTQNLTVEQLRQRFDYYLQQV
- a CDS encoding chloride channel protein, which codes for MLPNKRTPTNQAQRWKFLQLFGLVRRNPLLISRWVLRWVMVGTVCGLFAGLYWNVLELMTHQLERFESVSLLIVMPIAGLIVGLVIHFLGNPGEIAVIVDNIHFRGGRLDIRKNPAMILASLVSIAGGGSAGPEAPLVQVTGSFGTWVGDRLGLQGEDMRSMSLAAMAAGFTALFGAPLGGAMFALEILHHQHIIEYYEALMPAIVSSCASYLVFALITHLGIAPTWHFPEYNLENMDDFAWAILFGIIGAVAGWIFMTIFRTCDRLWAMLPVPVYIRTTLAGLGLGTLAIFLPLTRYFGHQELESVLNTNFSVVFLLILALGKMASISLTVTGGWRGGFIIPLFFTGACVGKAIAILIPGLNPTLAMICTMSALNAGVTRTPISTTLLLSKLTNFSPFTPILFASLIGFFLAPKVPLIASQLKSQQSIEEIQS